From the genome of Gryllotalpicola protaetiae:
TGCGCCGGTCAGCTCGAGGACGTTCGAGAACGACGTCGCCTGGAACCCGCCGGTCGCAAGCAGGCGCAGCGCGCCGCCCGTCATCCGCCGTCGTACGTCGCCTGCCATCACTGCCCTGCCTCTCGCATCCCGATCTTAGGTTGTGCTCCGCAGCGACCGACCGAGGCGGTCGTGCGCTCTTGACGTGCGCCGCGGCGCACGCGATTATGACGACTGTCATAGCACACGATTTCCGGAGGCCACCATGCCCATGATCGACATCTACGCAGCCGAGGGGACCTTCGGCGACCCCCACGCACTCGCCGTCGAGCTCGCGACCGAGCTCAAGGCCATCGAGCGGGTGCCCGACATCCCGATGTTCCGGGAGAACACGGCCGCGTTCGTGCACCAGATCGCCCCGGGCTCGTTCGCCAACGTCGACGGGGAGGGCGGCCATGTGCGGGTGCAGGTGCTGACGAATGCTGGCGCGCTCGACCGCGAGCAGCAGCTGGCCGTCGTCGAGCGATTCACACAGCTGGTGGCGGATGCCGCGGGTGACCCTGCGCTCGCCAGGCGAACCTGGGTGCTGCTGACCGAGGCTGCCGAGGGCGGCTGGGGTCTGTGGGGCCATGCGCATACCAATGCCGAACTCGTGCAAGCCGCGCGCGACGAGATCGGGCGGCTCAGCGCGGGCGCGTAGGCCGATTCTCTCCGCCGCAGGCGAACCGGGAGATGTGGGCTTGCATTTTTGAACTGATCTGTCTAATCTCAGGCGTATTGAACAAGTCAGTTCAAAAACAAGGAGCACAACCCATGAACGCCAACGAACTCAGCGGCAAGACCGCTCTTGTGACCGGAGCCACCTCGGGCATCGGCCGCGCCACCGCCAACCGGCTCGCTGAGCTCGGCGCGGACGTCATCGTCCACGGCCGCAACGCCGCCCGTGGCGCCTCGGTCGTCGAAGAGATCGAGCTGGCCGGCGGCCACGCCCGCTTCGCGCAGGCCGACCTGAGCGACCCGGCCGACATCAGCCGGCTGGCCGCAGAGGTCGGCGACGTCGACATCGTCGTGAACAACGCGGGCACCGCGTGGTTCGGGCCGACGGTCGACACCGACGTCGCGACCTACGACGGGCTGTTCGACGCGAACGTGCGCGCCACCTACCTGCTGACCGCGGCACTCGTGCCGGGGCTCATCCGCAAGGGCGGCGGCTCGATCGTCAACGTGAGCAGCATGGCCGGGCGGGTCGGCATGGCCGGCGGCGCGGCCTACGGCGCCACGAAGGCGGCGGTGTCGTCATTTGCGCAGGCCTGGGCCGCGGAGTACGCGGGCTACGGCATCCGTGCGAACGCCGTCGCACCCGGTCCGGTGTTCACGCCCATCCAGCCGGAGGACGCGACGGCCTCGCTCGGCAGCACCACCCCGCTCGCACGCGGCGCGAAGCCGGAGGAGATCGCCGACGCGATCGCCTTCCTCGCCTCCGACCGCTCGAGCTACATCACCGGCCAGACCCTCTCGGCCGACGGCGGCTACACCGCCGTCTGAGCGGTGCAACGCGAGAGAGAAGGGGCCGGCGATCTCGCCGGCCCCTTCTATGCGTGCAGCTCGCGCGCGAAGTAGATGCCCTCGGGCACGCGGTCCGCGTAGGGCGGGTACGCGGCGATCGGCGCGTAGCCGAGCTTCTCGTAAAGGCCGACGGCCTCGGGCTGACGGATGCCGGTCTGCAGCACCACCCGCGTGGCGCCTGCGGCCGCGGCATCCGCCTCGACCGCCTCGATCAGCAGCGCGCCGACGCCGCGGCCGCGCGCGGCGGGCAGTGTGATGAGGCGCTTCAGCTCCCACGCGACGGGCGCGCCCTCGACCTCGAGGCGGCGCAGGGCAGCGTGGCCGATGGGCGTGCCATCGGCCTCGAGTGCGAGGTAGACGCCGCGCAGGGTCGCGGGGTCGAGCACAAACGCGTCGGCCCGCGCCGCGGCCTGCTCGTCGGTGAGGGCGGCGTTGAGGTCGGCGTAGCGCGGGGCGATCTCGGCGTCCATCGCGGCACGGAGCCGGGCGGCCCGGTCGTCCTCCCACTCGACCCGCTCGATGCGGACGGTCTGCTCGGGGCTCGCGAGATCGGGCATGGAACCAGTCTCTCAGCGTGCGGCTGACCGTCCGGTCACATGCGGCAACATCGCCGGCCGCCGTCAGCGACGGCCCATAGCGTGGCAGGCATGACGCGCGACCTCTCACGACCCGAGACCCCCGATCGCTCGTATGCCGACGCCCTGCAGGCGCGCACCGAGAGGCTGGCGGATGCCGCGGAGTACGTCACCTCGCCGTACGAGGGCGCCCCGGCAGAGCTCGCGGCCGAGGTCGGCGCGACGGTCGACGAGCTCGCGCCCGAGATCGTCGCGCTCTCGCACCGCGTCTTCGAGACGCCGGAGGAGGCGTTTCAGGAGGTGCGCAGCGCCGCCGCCGTGGCAGAGGCTGTCGCGCGGCTGGCCGGAGCGCCCGTGCGGCGCGGGGTCTACGGGCTTGAGACGGCGGTCGAAGCATCCGCCGGCCCCGCGCCCAGAGCCGGAACCGCGACCGTCGCGATCCTCGCGGAGTACGACGCGCTGCCCGGCATCGGGCACGGCTGCGGCCACAACCTCATCGCGGCGTCGGCGGTCGGCGCCTTCGCCGCGCTCGCGCGGCTCGGCGACCGGCTGCCCGGGCGGGTGGTGCTGCTCGGCACGCCGGCCGAGGAGGGCAACAGCGGCAAGGAGCTGATGGCCCGCCAGGGCGCGTTCGACGGCGTCGACGCCGCGATCATGGCGCACGGCTTCGGCTACGACGCCATCGACCAGCCGTTCATCGGGCGGCGGATTCTGCGTATGGAGTTCGAGGGCGTGCCCGCCCACGCCTCGGCATCTCCGTTCCTCGGGCGCAACGCGCTCGACGCGGCGACGCTCGCATACCAGGCCGTCGGCCTGCTGCGGCAGCACCTGCCGCCGAGCGACCGCGTGCACGGCATCGTGAAGGAGGGCGGCGAGCGGCCGAGCGTCATCCCGCGGCGCGCGGTGCTCGAGTTCTATCTGCGCTCGCACCGCGCCGACACGCTGAAGGAGCTCAGCCGCCGCCTCGACGACATCGCTCACGGCGCAGCGCTCGCGACCGGCACCGGCGTCACCCTGCACTGGGACCCGCAGCCCGGCACCCTGCCGACGCGGTTCAACCGGCCGCTGTCGGAGCGGTGGGCCGTGCACCAGGCGGCGCGGGGCCGCAAGGCGCTGACCAGCGCGGTGGTGCCGGTCGAGCTCGCGGCGTCGACGGACTTCGGAAACGTCAGCGTGCGCGTGCCGGGCATCCACCCGGTGATCAAGGTCAGTCCGCCCGAGATCGCGCTGCACACGGCCGAGTTCGCCGAGTGGGCGCGGTCGGCGGCCGGCGATGAGGCAGCGACGGATGCCGCGTTCGGTCTCGCCCTGACGGCGCTCGACTTCCTCGCCGACGCTTCATTGCGCGAGGCCGCGCGCGCCGACTTCGAGGCGGCCGGCGGCGTGCTGGATGTAGAGGAGTACTTCGCATGAGTTCCCTGCCCGTTGCCGATGGCCCCGCTGTCTACGCGATCCACGAGAACCCCGAGTGGTTCGGCGTCTTCCGCGACGCGTTCGAAGCCGAGGGTGTGCCGCTCGTCGAGTGGCTGCTCGTCGACGGCGACTTCGACCCGCTCGCGGTGCCGCCCGATGGGGTGTTCTGGTCGCGCATCAGCGCGTCGAGTCACACGCGGGGTCATATTCTTTCGAAGGAATATGCCCGGTCGGTGCTCTCTTGGCTCGAGGCGAGCGGCAGCCGCACCGTCAACGGCCGCGCGGTGCTCGAGCTCGAGGTGAGCAAGGTCGCGCAGCTCGCGGCCCTCACGCGCGCGGGCATCGACGTGCCGCGCACGGTCGCCGCGATCGGGACAGCGCACCTGCTCGACGTCGCCCGCTCGTTCCAGCGCGAGCTCGCTGCGCCGTTCGTCGTCAAGCACAACCAGGGCGGCAAGGGGCTGTCGGTGGCGCGGTTCGACTCGGCGGACGAGCTCGAGGCCGCGCTCGCCGCGGGCGATGTCGATGAGCCGCAAGACGGAATCACCCTCGTGCAGGAGTACGTGCAGCCCGCCGAGCCGTTCATCACGCGCGTCGAGATCGTGGGCGGCGAGTTCGTGTACGCGATCCGCGCGGA
Proteins encoded in this window:
- a CDS encoding GNAT family N-acetyltransferase — protein: MPDLASPEQTVRIERVEWEDDRAARLRAAMDAEIAPRYADLNAALTDEQAAARADAFVLDPATLRGVYLALEADGTPIGHAALRRLEVEGAPVAWELKRLITLPAARGRGVGALLIEAVEADAAAAGATRVVLQTGIRQPEAVGLYEKLGYAPIAAYPPYADRVPEGIYFARELHA
- a CDS encoding amidohydrolase, which codes for MTRDLSRPETPDRSYADALQARTERLADAAEYVTSPYEGAPAELAAEVGATVDELAPEIVALSHRVFETPEEAFQEVRSAAAVAEAVARLAGAPVRRGVYGLETAVEASAGPAPRAGTATVAILAEYDALPGIGHGCGHNLIAASAVGAFAALARLGDRLPGRVVLLGTPAEEGNSGKELMARQGAFDGVDAAIMAHGFGYDAIDQPFIGRRILRMEFEGVPAHASASPFLGRNALDAATLAYQAVGLLRQHLPPSDRVHGIVKEGGERPSVIPRRAVLEFYLRSHRADTLKELSRRLDDIAHGAALATGTGVTLHWDPQPGTLPTRFNRPLSERWAVHQAARGRKALTSAVVPVELAASTDFGNVSVRVPGIHPVIKVSPPEIALHTAEFAEWARSAAGDEAATDAAFGLALTALDFLADASLREAARADFEAAGGVLDVEEYFA
- a CDS encoding ATP-grasp domain-containing protein, whose product is MSSLPVADGPAVYAIHENPEWFGVFRDAFEAEGVPLVEWLLVDGDFDPLAVPPDGVFWSRISASSHTRGHILSKEYARSVLSWLEASGSRTVNGRAVLELEVSKVAQLAALTRAGIDVPRTVAAIGTAHLLDVARSFQRELAAPFVVKHNQGGKGLSVARFDSADELEAALAAGDVDEPQDGITLVQEYVQPAEPFITRVEIVGGEFVYAIRADTARGGFQLCPADACAIDPATGKLVTPPGATIAPQPGDQLFSLRDGFRHPIIEQYLAFTRENGIEIAGIEFIEAADGRIVTYDVNTNTNYNAAVEAVAPASGPRAIARYLGGLLAEQRA
- a CDS encoding SDR family NAD(P)-dependent oxidoreductase, which gives rise to MNANELSGKTALVTGATSGIGRATANRLAELGADVIVHGRNAARGASVVEEIELAGGHARFAQADLSDPADISRLAAEVGDVDIVVNNAGTAWFGPTVDTDVATYDGLFDANVRATYLLTAALVPGLIRKGGGSIVNVSSMAGRVGMAGGAAYGATKAAVSSFAQAWAAEYAGYGIRANAVAPGPVFTPIQPEDATASLGSTTPLARGAKPEEIADAIAFLASDRSSYITGQTLSADGGYTAV
- a CDS encoding tautomerase family protein, with amino-acid sequence MPMIDIYAAEGTFGDPHALAVELATELKAIERVPDIPMFRENTAAFVHQIAPGSFANVDGEGGHVRVQVLTNAGALDREQQLAVVERFTQLVADAAGDPALARRTWVLLTEAAEGGWGLWGHAHTNAELVQAARDEIGRLSAGA